AAGTCTCCGCCCTTCTAACTGGTTGGCTCTCCATTCAAAATGGCGGCCACGGCAGTTTTCAAAATGGCAGCCGCGACGACCAGGtcacgggagggggagggagcgttcAAAATGGCGGCCGAGGATCAGGTAACGGGGGAGTTTTCAAAATGGTGGCAAAACGGGGAGGTCCGCTTGCCCCCAACCCCGGATCGCGCTCTCCCGCTTTCCGCAACCCATACGCCTCGTTTGGCCAACCCTCCGAGGGCAGTGGGAACATGGGACACGGTCtcctggggagggagagggggactgagagacaccagtcagtgtacagatatctccctgagagagaggggactgagagacaccagtcagtgtacagatatctccctgagagagagggactgagagacaccagtcagtgtacagatatctccctgagagagagggactgagagacacctgtcagtgtacagatatctccctgagagagagggaactgagagacaccagtcagtgtacagatatctccctgaggagaggggactgagagacaccagtcagtgtacagatatctccctgagagagaggggactgagagacaccagtcagtgtacagatatctccctgagagagaggggactgagagacaccagtcagtgtacagatatctccctgagagacaccagtcagtgtacagatatctccctgagagagagggaatgagagacaccagtcagtgcacagatatctccccgagagagaggggactgagagacaccagtcagtgtacagatatctccctgagagagggggggactgagagacaccagtcagtgtacagatatctccctgagagagaggggactgagagacaccagtcagtgtacagatatctccctgagagagaggggactgagagacaccagtcagtgtacagatatctccctgagagagaggggaccaagagacaccagtcagtgtacagatatctccctgagagagaggggactgagagacaccagtcagtgtacagatatctccctgagagagaggggactgagagacaccagtcagtgtacagatatctccccgagagagaggggactgagagacaccagtcagtgtacagatatctccctgagagag
Above is a genomic segment from Heptranchias perlo isolate sHepPer1 unplaced genomic scaffold, sHepPer1.hap1 HAP1_SCAFFOLD_708, whole genome shotgun sequence containing:
- the LOC137318686 gene encoding uncharacterized protein, coding for ICTLTGVSQGDICTLTGVSQSPLSQGDICTLTGVSQSPLSQGDICTLTGVSQSPLSQGRYLYTDWCLSVPSLSGRYLYTDWCLSVPSPSGRYLYTDWCLSVPLSQGDICTLTGVSQSPLSRGDICTLTGVSQSPLSQGDICTLTGVSQSPLSQGDICTLTGVSWSPLSQGDICTLTGVSQSPLSQGDICTLTGVSQSPLSQGDICTLTGVSQSPPLSGRYLYTDWCLSVPSLSGRYLCTDWCLSFPLSQGDICTLTGVSQGDICTLTGVSQSPLSQGDICTLTGVSQSPLSQGDICTLTGVSQSPLLREISVH